Proteins from one Malania oleifera isolate guangnan ecotype guangnan chromosome 4, ASM2987363v1, whole genome shotgun sequence genomic window:
- the LOC131153655 gene encoding mitogen-activated protein kinase kinase kinase 18-like codes for MDWTRGRTLGRGSSSAAVSIAMSHRSSRVFAVKSVELSKSEFLQREQSILSVLGCPQIVAYEGCSVTYENGKFVYNIFMEYASGGSLSATIHKQCGGLDELTVQSYARAIVLGLKYLHENGIVHCDIKGANILIARDGAKIADFGCAKRVELGSGLEAQIAGTPLYMAPEAARGEHQGFPADVWALGCTLIEMATGKAPWGGDVLDPVSALYRIGFSGDLPEIPSSLSKQGRDFLDKCLRRDPRERWSASELLQHSFLEETNLNFLVKENFQGSNLGTPTSTLDQTFWEMETTYDPSQVDSSNSPVERIRQLGKSMLGSSLGMPNWALDENWITVRSSKIKDIQMLYLLGGTEVLCTAQDNVLFCANQSTGWINEKNVPLCFTCNNGNGGGRSCSIGYEYKGFPLGCTYIQGLICRKYSLKQRNTFFFFYFLQQ; via the coding sequence ATGGACTGGACCAGGGGCCGCACCCTGGGTCGTGGCTCCTCCTCAGCTGCCGTCTCCATCGCGATGTCCCACCGGTCCAGTCGGGTTTTTGCGGTCAAGTCGGTCGAGCTCTCCAAATCGGAATTCCTACAAAGGGAACAGAGCATTCTCTCTGTTTTGGGGTGTCCCCAAATAGTAGCATACGAGGGATGCAGTGTCACGTATGAGAATGGTAAGTTTGTGTACAATATTTTCATGGAGTACGCATCCGGGGGATCGCTCTCCGCCACAATTCACAAGCAATGCGGCGGTCTAGATGAGCTCACGGTTCAATCCTATGCGCGCGCGATTGTGCTGGGGCTCAAGTACCTCCATGAAAATGGCATCGTCCATTGTGACATTAAGGGTGCTAATATTTTGATTGCTAGAGATGGGGCGAAGATTGCTGACTTTGGTTGTGCTAAGCGGGTTGAATTGGGTTCGGGCTTGGAGGCACAGATTGCCGGAACTCCCCTCTACATGGCACCAGAGGCCGCAAGAGGAGAGCACCAAGGGTTCCCCGCCGATGTATGGGCTCTTGGGTGCACTCTGATTGAGATGGCAACAGGGAAGGCCCCGTGGGGCGGTGATGTTTTGGACCCGGTATCGGCCCTTTATCGAATCGGGTTCTCAGGGGACTTGCCGGAGATTCCGAGCTCTCTGTCGAAGCAGGGAAGGGATTTCTTGGATAAATGCTTGAGAAGAGACCCCAGAGAGAGGTGGTCGGCTAGTGAACTTCTTCAACACAGTTTTCTCGAGGAGACCaacttgaattttctagtgaaagAAAACTTTCAAGGCTCAAATTTGGGTACTCCGACGAGCACATTGGATCAAACCTTTTGGGAGATGGAAACTACCTATGATCCGAGTCAAGTGGATTCTTCGAATTCACCAGTTGAGAGAATTCGACAATTGGGTAAAAGCATGTTGGGGTCATCATTGGGAATGCCCAATTGGGCATTGGATGAAAATTGGATCACCGTGAGAAGTAGTAAAATTAAGGATATACAGATGCTCTACCTTTTAGGTGGAACAGAGGTACTCTGTACGGCCCAAGATAATGTCCTGTTTTGTGCCAACCAATCCACAGGTTGGATAAATGAGAAAAACGTGCCATTATGTTTCACATGTAATAATGGCAATGGTGGGGGTAGAAGTTGTAGTATTGGGTATGAATATAAAGGCTTTCCATTAGGTTGCACTTATATTCAAGGTCTTATTTGtagaaaatatagtttaaaacaaagaaatacttttttttttttttactttcttcaaCAATAG
- the LOC131153656 gene encoding S-type anion channel SLAH1-like — translation MEDTSISASSQHHDESNTDAKRRLLSILTRLHAGFFRISISLGAQALLWKKLGKLTIKSKALRFVYRVLPSTAFLSLWYLGFGTLILLSLLYLLRCFFHFHMVKAEFLHHVGVNYLFAPWISWLLLLQSAPVLVVPNTVSYMVLWWVFALPLMLLEVKIYGQWFTTEKRTLSTMANPTSQVSVIGNFVGARAAALMGWKESAVCLFSLGLVHYLVLFITLYQHLSGCSHLPTMLRPVFFLFFAAPSMASLAWTSISGSFDTASKMSFFLSFFLFMCLACRPALFKKSMRRFSIVWWAYSFPLSFLALASAEYAQEVRGYTAIGLTLALSVLSAVVFYGLILFTAFRTDSLLGEKRSLPEFC, via the exons ATGGAAGATACTTCAATTAGTGCAAGTTCACAGCATCATGATGAATCAAACACAGATGCAAAGCGGCGACTTTTATCAATCTTAACTAGGCTTCATGCAGGTTTTTTCAGAATAAGTATCTCTTTAGGTGCCCAAGCTTTACTGTGGAAGAAGCTTGGTAAGCTCACCATCAAGTCCAAAGCTCTGCGATTTGTATATCGAGTTCTCCCTTCAACAGCTTTCCTTTCACTCTGGTACCTTGGGTTTGGCACATTAATTCTGCTATCTCTTCtctaccttctcagatgcttcTTCCACTTTCACATGGTAAAGGCAGAGTTCTTGCACCATGTGGGAGTGAACTACTTGTTTGCACCTTGGATTTCCTGGCTTCTCTTGCTTCAATCTGCACCAGTACTAGTTGTTCCAAACACCGTTTCCTACATGGTTCTCTGGTGGGTTTTTGCACTTCCACTTATGCTGCTGGAAGTAAAAATATATGGACAGTGGTTCACAACAGAGAAGCGAACATTATCAACAATGGCGAACCCAACTAGCCAGGTTTCCGTCATAGGGAACTTCGTGGGTGCTCGAGCAGCAGCGCTGATGGGGTGGAAAGAGAGTGCAGTTTGCCTGTTCTCGCTTGGGCTGGTTCACTATTTAGTACTCTTCATCACACTTTACCAGCATTTATCGGGTTGTAGTCACCTTCCAACGATGCTCCGCCCtgtcttcttcttgttctttgcTGCACCTAGCATGGCTAGCCTGGCTTGGACCTCCATCTCTGGATCTTTTGATACTGCATCAAAGATGTCGTTCTTcctctccttcttcctcttcatGTGCCTG GCTTGTAGACCAGCCCTTTTCAAGAAATCAATGAGGAGATTCAGCATTGTGTGGTGGGCGTATTCATTCCCGCTGTCTTTTCTGGCTTTGGCCTCAGCAGAATATGCACAGGAGGTGAGAGGTTACACTGCAATTGGATTAACACTTGCTCTATCGGTACTATCTGCAGTGGTTTTCTATGGATTGATTCTGTTCACTGCTTTCAGAACTGATTCACTTCTGGGGGAAAAGAGATCCCTCCCTGAATTTTGCTAA